One Lycium barbarum isolate Lr01 chromosome 5, ASM1917538v2, whole genome shotgun sequence genomic window carries:
- the LOC132640202 gene encoding very-long-chain enoyl-CoA reductase, whose protein sequence is MKVLVVTRSGKELIKGGLELNDSATVADLQEAIHKRTKKYYPSRQRLTLPVQPGSKERPTVLHYKKSLSEYTNGSTSELTVVFKDLGPQVKYSTLFFFEYLGPLLLYPIFYYFPVYKYFGYKEERVIHPVQTYALYYWCFHYFKRIMETFFVHRFSHATSPISNVFRNCAYYWSFGAFIAYFVNHPLYTPVSDLQMKIGFGFGIVCQVANFYCHLLLRNLRSPTGNGGYQIPCGFLFNIVTCANYTTEIYQWLGFNIATQTVAGYVFMIVAASIMTNWALAKHRRLKKLFDGKEGRPKYPRRWVILPPFL, encoded by the exons ATGAAGGTTTTGGTGGTGACACGTAGTGGCAAAGAACTCATTAAGGGTGGTCTTGAACTCAATGATTCT GCTACCGTTGCTGATCTGCAGGAGGCTATTCATAAACGAA CCAAAAAATACTATCCTTCTAGACAACGACTCACTCTACCTGTCCAACCTGGGTCAAAAGAGAGGCCAACTGTTCTTCACTACAAGAAAAGTCTCAGTGAGTATACTAATGGAAGCACAAGTGAGTTGACTGTAGTTTTCAAGGATCTGGGCCCACAAGTCAAGTATAGTACGCTTTTCTTCTTCGAGTATCTGGGTCCTCTATTACTTTATCCTATCTTTTACTATTTCCCAGTCTACAAGTATTTTGGCTACAAAGAAGAACGTGTTATCCACCCTGTTCAGACTTATGCCTTGTATTACTGGTGTTTCCACTACTTCAAACGGATCATGGAGACCTTTTTTGTGCACCGCTTTAGCCATGCAACTTCTCCAATTTCCAATGTTTTTCGGAACTGTGCTTATTATTGGTCTTTTGGAGCTTTCATTGCTTATTTTGTGAATCATCCTCTTTATACTCCTGTAAGCGATCTCCAGATGAAGATTGGATTTGGATTCGGGATAGTTTGTCAAGTGGCAAACTTCTATTGCCATTTATTGTTGAGAAATCTCCGTAGTCCCACAGGTAATGGGGGTTACCAAATACCATGTGGCTTCTTGTTTAATATTGTTACCTGTGCAAATTACACAACAGAGATCTACCAGTGGTTGGGCTTCAACATTGCTACTCAGACTGTCGCAGGATATGTCTTCATGATTGTTGCTGCGAGCATTATGACTAACTGGGCCCTCGCAAAGCATCGTCGCTTGAAGAAG CTCTTTGATGGAAAGGAAGGAAGACCAAAGTATCCTCGACGATGGGTGATATTGCCTCCTTTTCTGTAG